A segment of the Bordetella flabilis genome:
AGGGGGCAAGGGCCCGGACCGCGCGCCACATGATCGCCATCGGCATGTGACGCTACGCCAATAAGACGAAGGAGACGCGCTATGAAGGTCGGTACCCCCCGGACCGCTGAATCCCAATGCCTTGCCACCACGCCCCCGCACGCGCCCACCGCGATACCGCTCGTGCAGGCGGTGCCCCCTTCCCGCGTACCCCGCCACGCCGCCTATGCCACCGCGGGACGGTTTCGATGGCCCCACCAGGTGGTGTCGACGTTGACGCATCGCCTGCGCTACTGGACGGTATCGGGCGAGCGGCAAAAAGAACTTCGCATCGATCGCGCGAGCGACAAGGTAATGGGCGCAGCCTATGTATTCCTGAACGCGATGCTGTCGGACGAGGCGTTGGACAAGCACTTCGGGGCATTGCGCCGCCAGATCCGGCGGCTGGACAAGCACGGCAATGTACGCGGCGATCTCAGTGAGGAAAGCACCCGCATGCTTACGGAAGCGGCGGACCGGACCGCGGGGAGCCGGGACAAGGCCAAGTACAAGATCCTGGCGTTTCATCGCGAAGAGCTGCTGTACCCCCTTCATGACAGCGCGGATTTCCGCCATGCCGACGCCATCCTGTTGACGCTCGAACGCCGAATGGTCGCCAGTATCGCGATCTACGGTCCGGCACTGCGGCAGATCGCCTATGCCGGAACGTCGGACCTCGCGCCTTTGGAGAGCCTGCGGGTCGCGGCGCAGAACGCGCTGGCCAGTGAAGTGCTGGCCGGTGATGGCGCAGGGAGCGCGGCGATACAGGAAAGGAACGATGGGCTTGCCACTGCCGCCAGCCGCTTGCCCTACCGGGTCCTGGTCAGGTTGGATGCGGTGCTGACCAGCGCTGGGTACATCATGGACGATGCGACGGAACCGTTGCCGCAAGCGGACGCCGCGTCATCGGTGCACGACGGCTGCATGCCGGCGCCGTGCGAGGCCTTCCTGGCTGATGTCGGGCGTGTGGTGCGCAAGCGCCTGACGTATCTAGGTGGCGAGTCGTCAAGCCGCCGCTGAATATCGATCGTTGAACCTGGACCGTGGACGCCTCATGCGGCGGCGCGGATGATCGCGCCGCATCGGCTGGGCGTCGATGGTGCCGGCTAGAGGAATCGAACCCCCGACCTTCGCATTACAAGTGCGCTGCTCTACCAACTGAGCTAAGCCGGCGAGGCGGCATCCCGGGCGCGATGGCCGGCGGATGCCGCGAAGACGTGCATTGTATACGCGCCGTTGGATGGCGTCAGACAGGCCGCCCGCCGTCGCTACAGCGTGCACGCCGCTGTTTGCTGCGCTATTTGACGATCGTCAGATGCGGGCGTGGTGGAGAGGGATCCTCGCCGCCCGGACCATCGTCCGCGTTGCTGCCCGGCTGGCCCGTGCCTGGCCTGGTACCTGCGGACGCGGTGCCGTCGCGAGCAGGCCGATCTTCCTGCGTGTCGTCTTCGTTCTGGACCTCGAAGCCCATGCCCGCGCCTGTTTCGCGGGCATAGATGGCGCTTACCGCGCCGACCGGCACGGAGACAACCTCGACCACGCCGTTGAACCGGGCCTGGAACTCGATGAAGTCGTTGCCGAGCGACAGCTTGTTGGTCGCCAGGTTGCCGATATTGAGCGTGATCTGGCCGTCGCGGACATGGGCTGGCGGGACCATGGTTCGGTCATTCACCTGCACCACGATATACGGCGTATAGCCGTTATCCGTGCACCATTCGTGCAAGGCCCGGATCAGGTAGGGTTTGGTCGATGATTCACCCATGGATGCCATCCTAGCGACGCATCACCTTTTCGGAGGGCGTCAGCGCTTCGATATAGGCCGGCCGCGAGAAAATGCGCTCGGCGTACTTCTGCAGGGGCGCGGCGTTCTTGGGCAACTCGATGCCGTAGTGGTCCAGCCGCCACAACAGGGGAGCCACCGCGACGTCGAGCATGGAAAACTCGTCGCCCAGCATGTACTTGTTCTTCAGCAACATGGGGGCGAGCTGGGCCAGGCGGTCACGGATATTCTGGCGAGCGCGATCCAGCCGCTTTTCATCCGGCTTGGCGTTGCGGTCTTCCAGCACCGACACGTGGACGAACAACTCCTTTTCGAAGTTGTACAGGAACAGGCGGGTGCGCGCACGCATGACGGGGTCGGCTGGCATGAGCTGCGGATGCGGGAACCGCTCGTCGATGTATTCGTTGATGATGTTGGACTCGTACAGCACCAGATCGCGCTCGACGAGTATGGGCACTTGGCCGTACGGGTTCATAACCGAAATATCTTCCGGCTTGTTGTACAGGTCGATGTCCCGGATTTCAAAGTCCATGCCCTTTTCGAACAATACAAAACGGCAGCGTTGCGAAAACGGGCACGTGGTTCCGGAATAA
Coding sequences within it:
- a CDS encoding ClpXP protease specificity-enhancing factor, producing the protein MGESSTKPYLIRALHEWCTDNGYTPYIVVQVNDRTMVPPAHVRDGQITLNIGNLATNKLSLGNDFIEFQARFNGVVEVVSVPVGAVSAIYARETGAGMGFEVQNEDDTQEDRPARDGTASAGTRPGTGQPGSNADDGPGGEDPSPPRPHLTIVK
- a CDS encoding glutathione S-transferase N-terminal domain-containing protein, whose translation is MMVLYSGTTCPFSQRCRFVLFEKGMDFEIRDIDLYNKPEDISVMNPYGQVPILVERDLVLYESNIINEYIDERFPHPQLMPADPVMRARTRLFLYNFEKELFVHVSVLEDRNAKPDEKRLDRARQNIRDRLAQLAPMLLKNKYMLGDEFSMLDVAVAPLLWRLDHYGIELPKNAAPLQKYAERIFSRPAYIEALTPSEKVMRR